From the genome of Solanum pennellii chromosome 6, SPENNV200:
cattacaaggatgggaaaaacataaaacaaaggtAAAAATTGAGCTAATAGACGAAAATAGCATAATAACACAGAAACCGTTAAAATATAATTTCGATGATTtacaagaatttaaaatacatataaatgaatTACTGGAAAAGAATTATATACAGGAAAGTAACAGTAAGCACACAAGCCCAgcatttatagttataaaacacagtgaacaaaaaagaggtaaaagtagaatggttatagaTTACAGAAATCTAAACGCCAAAACTAAAACATACAACTacccaataccaaataaaatacttaaaataagacagatacaaggatataactattttagtaaatttgactgtaaatcaggattttacCATCTAAgactagaagaagaatctaaacaatTAACAGCATTTACAGTACCACAAGGattttatgaatggaatgtattaccatttggatataaaaatgcaccaggtagatatcaacattttatggatAACTGTTTTAATCAACTAGAAaattgtgttatatatatagatgatatattattatattctaaaacacaagatgaacatataagattattagaaaaatttatacatataatcaaACACTCAGGTATAAGTTTAAGTAAAAGTAAAGCAGAAATTATGAAACCacagatagaatttctaggaatacaaatagataaaaatggaataaaaatgcaaactcacatagtacaaaaaataattactatagatgaaaatatagatacaaaaaagaaattacaatcattCTTAGGATTAGTAAATCAAGTAagagaatatataccaaaattagcagaacatttaaaaccattatacaaaaaactcaaaaaagatattgaatatcattttgacaacaaagataaagaacacataaaaaatattaaaaaattatgcaaaaaattaccaaaattatattttcctgaTGAAAGTAGAACATtcacatatataattgaaacaGATTCAAGCGATCACAGTTATGGAGGagtactaaaatataaatatgacaaagaaaagatAGAACACCATTGCAGGTATTGCTCAGGATCATATACTGAGGCACAaacaaaatgggaaataaaCAGAAAGgaattatttgcattatataaatgtttattagcatttgaaccatatatagtttacaataaatttattgtaagaacaGATAACACACAGGTAAAATGGTGGATAACAAAAAAGTTAGATGATtcagttacaacaaaagaaataaggagattagtattgaatatattaaattttacatttacaattgaaattataaaaactaatGAAAATCTCGTTGCAGATTCCCTATCAAGAAAAAGGAACACAAACTGAACCAGATACAACAGAAGAAATACTCAAAGCTATTAATACACTTTCTACGAAGGTGGATAGTATGGGAAAAGAGTTACAAAATCTAAAAGCTaatagtcagcagcatgactataaATATGCGGAGCTACGCCAACATACAGAGTTACGTCGATCGGAAGACGCTAAAATTCCAGAGCTACAAGGAGACGATGGGAAACTCCAAAAAACCCATAACATTTGTTTAAATGCAGCTACAGCCAGCACATCTACAACAGGACAACCTACAAAAAAGGAGGAGACTAatataaaatacacaaatacaaACTTGAATAAGTTATTCTCAAAACCGTATACACCTCAAAGTACCCAGAAAGATATATTCATACCACCACAAATAAATACCTACAAAGCCAGCCTAGATTCAGATAAACAAACATATAACCACATTACCAGAatgtatatagaaaatatatacaaagtaCAGACTTTTCTAAACAAAAACCCTAAAGCCAAAAATACGAGAAACCCTGAACAAGACTACATAACCCAACATCTACAAGGATACAATAAACTAATTGCACAACCAGGAACGAATCCAAACCTAGTAGCAACTTGCTACAATTACGGACTAATAAGCACAGTATATACTATTACTGGAGACGAAGTAGCTAAAATACCTGAGCTACATAAGGCATTTCTGcaatataaaagaataactaaaggaactttattttatataaagttcTACTCAGCAACAGCAGAGATACTATATGAAGAAATTAAACCTACAATACAAGTTATTAAGATAGGTTTAACAAGAGATATGATAATACCAGAAAAAATAGATATACAAGAAGAGATACAAAAGGTGGATATCCCAAATTTTTATGCAAACAAAAGAACTATTGGGATAGCTACTATATTAAATGAGTTATCAAACAATTACCTAAATGAAAATGCAATTTGGAGTTATTACAACAGAGATCAAACAATGATATACTCCAATTGTAAAGATATAAGAGTAGCAGATATGGAAGAAGTACGACAATGGATATTAAGTCTACTGAAACCAGAACAAATACCTACAACAAGGGCTATCAGGAAAAATTTCATTTCTCAAGATTTGATGACCAGATATTGCAAACTGATCGGACAAAAGTATCCAGACCATCTATGTTCAAAATGCAATGGCGAAGATAACTATGTCCCGGGAGTACAACTGGAGTAAACTAAGGAGAAGAAGATAAGACAAACTAAGGAGAAGAAGATAAGACATAAAGATATGTGTACAAATTAGTCATAATCATTGTCGGccatatataaaaatgtaaaggctattaaataaaatagaaaatagtatGTCGGCCATTTGGccaaagtttattttgttttcttgtaaaaaagtcgtaaagtaaatagtgTCAGTAGGTCCCAATCGTAAATAGTAAGAGTCAAGTTactgtgtaaatagtaaagGTCAAGTAactgtgtaaatagtaaagGCCAATCGTCTTTTAGCAAAGATGAAAGGtcattatgtatgtgtatataagaGGCATTTGCCTtcataaataaatcatcaatcttCCACTACTCTCTTCTCTCTACGATATTTCTCTCTAACGCTTCCACCCAAAATTTAAGTTTATTAGGGATATCCAGGGAGTCACGCCTTCGATAGTCGGCATACAATATTTTGATTGTACATTCTACAATTGAGGAGAACCTGGGCATATATGGAGAGGTTGTCTTCACCCATGTGTGTTGGATTCCACAAAGCAGAAATCTAAAGCGGTGGTACCCGCGGGCAATGGTAACAAATCTAGAGGATGTCCACAAGATGGGTGAAGTGAAAATTAGTGTGGCCCCGGggtaaaagaaataataaaacagGCAAAAGTACCACGCAGCCAGGCAGGAAAGCAACTAGTGCAGATTATGGAGCCCAGTTTGTTTTtctgtcacgactggaatctagatactagacgagaccggcgtcattgacctctcagaggtcgcagacaagcctacatacgtcattcttacttcatctaagttaatttttgcagaaaatttgaaactttttgtttcttaacatacatgtgtacatactacttaacatcataggtgttcacaaatcaaccatctaataaagagataatcaaatgaaaaaatcaattgataattttattaaatgtatttttgccaaaaaagcACAAATACAAAGTTTGAAATGAGAattgaaagaaacactagtggaacattctCCACTAGCAAAGTCTACAtctaaactaaataataacggtagacatccaCAAAAGAaagagggcctaccaagtccggatgaaagctccacgtccgaatAGCTGCAAcatcaacctgtaagctctagcttCCACCTGCgtctgcacctaaaaatattgAGTTGTATGAGattattacacacttgtactaagtatgggtatatgcatgcacaccaaggacatgcatgcataagaatagctctttcctaacaacatgatttatggaaagtcaagtcagtagacttgcaaAATTTAGATTAAGAAAGTTAGTTGACCtgccaaattttgatttgtaaactcagtggacttgccaaattgcattaggaaagtcatgccatgagagtaacatgcatcatcaaacgtatcatattgcacacaacacctaacatcttacacataacatataacatatgcatttaacacataacatattccatataacacataacatatttcatagcattcattcatattccatgagactttaggatcatggacttgacatcaagactttccaaaaatgagggcttaaCATAttggacctcaactagggagacttctttagaaaacacagagtctgtttcattaattcatacatactttcatagtgtagtttaagacttttatcatgtttgcgatgcaatgatcaagaatgacctagtgtcattacatgAGTGTAGAttacctcttgattatcctatactAACacttttggtatcattcatttcattatgtgcatcatttgaggctggcctcatctATTCATtgagaactttaactttaaccgacatagatcatgtgattatcatgaaatccagtgtctcccccacaccgaaaagaggtggaatcaccggccaaagtgacccataACATGCTAGCTTACataggaattgaaccccgccatatccctatattggtagtataggttaaAAAACTAGGAGAAATAAGGACACGCATACCCGGCATGCTGGACAGTCTTATCTCAAGAGAGTTACGTGATCCTCTGCCCTTCTAGAAAGAAGGCATCAcagctcatagctagtctatcagtgctcagtttaatgttccattacattaaactcatacgtcatggacgttggcttctagtatgagaaaATCATAGCTgaatagattatttctcatctcatcattagtattatgtGTGTTaaattcaatactttcattagagttttcgtagagactggtctcttcattaaatttacactctcataggtgagtacattttggtaacatttacttaggctcatttgagattgctctcatcttttatattagcctcatatcatgttgtcacaacattcattaacattagcacatttgttcttaataattactcacccctttataAGTGAATGTAcatttaatcatatgccaatgcacttggccatttagtgtgtttcacactcttacttaacccttctagggtttcataatttcattgttaatttcatcatttcattgttcattttatagttcatttcatcatgttccaatgcacttggccatttagtgtgttttacactcttacttaacccttctagttTACATAATTTccttacatacatcttaggttcacttatttttaaatgtatgctataCTTATGGGTCTACACATTCAAGCCATTAGGCTTtgttcatagttcgtttaagtatTTCATATCTTCCTTAGactatgtggtacaagacttttgcatcttgtatgtatgccaagatcctaatttcgatctaagtaggcagcattattcttgaatatttaattcacgtatgacttatgtatcaatacggaattcgggaaagggaacccaatttcaaatcccttgaaaAACAgtgacatttttcatttattttattttggtcaaCACGGCTTAGGGACCCAAGATCAAGCCCCaattccttcattttcttttaatttcttttatttacattttctctttcttggccgaggggttgtgggatcgaacccccgtagcccctttttattttaatttctttttccgtGGATTCTTCGAGTTGATCGTGaagttgtgggatcgaacccccacaacctccctttatttttcattttactcTTCTTTTCTGCCTACAgatcgtgggtttgattcccacgcctcaaacttattttcttttcattttttcttaagcttgaccgagaggttgtgggttcgaatcccactcctttcatttcttattttcatactttaATTTCCAGCCAagaccatggttcgaatccccttcaccacattcctttttaattcattattttcatggtttttaacttGGTGATTTCAtaggttcaatcctccatgaacTCAgatgttttaattcattttttcacaacattttgaaccctcttaacTTGACCGAAGCCCATCATTTCAAAATGgaaattttgtagtttttcttcagcatcttttcatcaagttacacattagttcttagggaattttatagttcatttagaaagttttaggtgcatttttcatGTATTCGATTAGCCAAGATTTTCTCGCTCAATTCAGCCATATTACAGTTCATATGAAAATCACGATTTAGATAAGGTTGTGCACGTAACATCACAACCataacaataaatttttttgagcCTTAACCCGAGAACACCTAGTCATGGTCACATTtttgcacacacatgcacataaTTTTGAAACACATAGGTTGTCATTCATAAGATTTCAAACAAACATACACGAACATATTCAGAAAGAAAACGCAACACACGCCTAATATCTActagcaaacatacccaacctatgaaTCATTGgaagctagtgacagggacatgcaaaaGAGAACAACCCTTGATTTCGGAATAGATTCATCTAAAcctaaggggtctcttgggaaagagacctagagagaagagaacccataccttttatgacgttcaaacctAGAAGTATCTGCCCAAAACTACTCCAACACACACGTCCAAGTCAAagtttcaacaccaaactcgaCGGAAAATCTCCTCCCTTTGTCTAACGTTTTCGATTAAttgtttgtttaaaattttcattgtcagttcttcaagtgtgaagaaccaTTGTTTATCTTCTGGTCTTGTACATTATTTGGCAGTGAGAATGTCAAAGAGATGAGACATTGAATGTGTAtagagagatagacgtgagaggagagagttatcttaggcttaggagtctaatttaggacttagtcaaattaatttcagttaatttaaaaaaaacttatttccctttgatttaaaatcagctaataaataataaatattaataaattacattaatttaccaacttagattaaaacaatttatatcatcgcttccacctaggtttgaacccgggtggagcaagacttcactcaaagaggcaattttcggccctctctccccaaaattaccctcaccttattaattaaataattaattatatatttagggtaattatgatactatccttagcctggaaaaagatcattttacacCTAGACCCTCCTAACATAACATTTCtcctttttaagtctggtaaagactcatccgagtaaatcttcacaTTCGtgagccctacatggatggacccaacctttcctagcacaaataactccccaagttagttggcatGGCTTTcgtaagggttcagaggtctgtttctacgcgcatcaatccattTGAActcggtctaatcgtaggcattctaggtacattaaacattatttagcatagccatttttagggttgttacattttctatgaaataatGAGGCAGAGGCGCCTGATGTAGTGATCACATGTACTATTCATATATGTGACCGGAACGGTAATGTGTTATTTGATCgagttttatttataaatatgtatCTGTGATATTTGTCTGATGATTCAATATGAATTGAGATATACTTATGGCCCCATCCATGTTTCTACCCAAATTGGAAAGTCTCACCCATGTCTATCATGCTTATCCTATTTTGTATATGGGTTTTCAGACTTGGGCGGATGTGGTAACATTTGATATGACTAACTCTGACATAATCTTTGGCATGAATTGGTTATCCCCCTATTATGTTGTGCTTAATTGTAATACTAGTTTTGTGACACTATAAATTCTGCGAAAGGAAAAGTTAGTGCGCGAAGGGGTATAAAATTCTAAGCAAGATAAGATCATATCCTCCGTTTGATCTAGAAAACTGGTGGGCGGggtatttttccttatttttatcatttaagaGAAGCTGAGGTTGAGACTTCGTCTTTTGAGTCCATTCATGTGGTGTCACAACATAGACAACTGCTTCCTACTTATTTGCCTGATATGCCTTCTAATAGAGATATAGATTTCTGCATTGATTTAGAGTCTGGATCTGGTCCCATTACATACATCCATATCGCATGGCTTTGGAAAAACTAAGAGAGCTTAATGATCAAATCTTAGAACTTCTTGATAATGGATTTATTCATACTAGTATTACCCCATGGGGTGCTCAGGTTCTATTACCAACAATTGAACAAAGTCACTATTCtacaaaaataccctttacCATGATTAGAAGATCATTTTAATCTATTGCAGATTGAAAGAATTTTGTCTAACATTGATATAAGATCCTGTTACAATCAAAGGAATATTCGGCATGATGATGTTCCCAAGAAATTGTTTGGAACTCgctatgggcactatgagttcttaatTATGTCTTTTTGATTGACCAACATGCATGGGACCTTCATTAGCATTATGAATGGGGTGTTCAAGCTATTATTAATTTGTTTGGTATAGTTTTTGTTGATCATATTTTAGTCTATTTGGAAAGTGAGGAAAACCATGTCGACCACATTCATATTATTCAAGATGTTCTTGTGAAACAAATGTTGTACgttaagttttataaatatgaatattattccATTCAGTTGCATTTTTTCGGCTAGTAGTTTCAAAACAAGGGGTAATGGTAGATCCTCGAAATATTGAGGCAGTTAAGAATTGGGTTTGTTCTAGCTCTCTGGCAAAAGTTAGTAGTTTTGTCGGGGATCTATAGCTATTAACGTCTATTTTTGAAGAACATTGCTTGTATTGGCACTCACTTAACCAATTTGACCAAAAAAGAGATACCTTTTTAATAGACTGGAAATAATGAGGATAGCTTCCAAAAGTTCAAGACTCTCTTGACCACCGCTACCTATATAAGCATTACTGGTTGAAGGTAaagattttattgtttattataaTGCTTCACATTCTGGTTTGGGTGTTCTGTTGATGTAGGATAAgaatgttatagcttatgcACTACATCAATAGAAGGTACATAACAGGAATTACCCAACACATAATTTAGAGTTGGTAGGGGTAATGTTTGCTCTTACGATCTAGCAGCATTACCTCTATGATGTTAAGTGTGAA
Proteins encoded in this window:
- the LOC107022130 gene encoding uncharacterized protein LOC107022130, which codes for MKISLQIPYQEKGTQTEPDTTEEILKAINTLSTKVDSMGKELQNLKANSQQHDYKYAELRQHTELRRSEDAKIPELQGDDGKLQKTHNICLNAATASTSTTGQPTKKEETNIKYTNTNLNKLFSKPYTPQSTQKDIFIPPQINTYKASLDSDKQTYNHITRMYIENIYKVQTFLNKNPKAKNTRNPEQDYITQHLQGYNKLIAQPGTNPNLVATCYNYGLISTVYTITGDEVAKIPELHKAFLQYKRITKGTLFYIKFYSATAEILYEEIKPTIQVIKIGLTRDMIIPEKIDIQEEIQKVDIPNFYANKRTIGIATILNELSNNYLNENAIWSYYNRDQTMIYSNCKDIRVADMEEVRQWILSLLKPEQIPTTRAIRKNFISQDLMTRYCKLIGQKYPDHLCSKCNGEDNYVPGVQLE